One Paroedura picta isolate Pp20150507F chromosome 16, Ppicta_v3.0, whole genome shotgun sequence genomic region harbors:
- the ZNF652 gene encoding zinc finger protein 652 isoform X2 yields MNDAASSCQQMAKNCTSHGAGMAQEDSQRDQVPPPFYHEASQELDLSTKVYKRESGSPYSVLVDPKASKPQLHEREEQPYFREDRAVGEARAVKEDRENSDDLQEEEEEEDEVTYKREQIIVEVNLNNQTLNVSKGEKGVPSQSKETAVLKTSSEEEEGDSGEEEATEDSNDYDENERQKKKEQGEANDSVAQRRTRRAASAAATTTSPTSRTTRGRRKSVETPKRKKKAAKEPKAPVQKSKCEEKETLTCEKCPRVFNTRWYLEKHMNVTHRRMQICDKCGKKFVLESELSLHQQTDCEKNIQCVSCNKSFKKLWSLHEHIKIVHGYAEKKFSCEICEKKFYTMAHVRKHMVAHTKDMPFTCETCGKSFKRSMSLKVHSLQHSGEKPFRCENCDERFQYKYQLRSHMSIHIGHKQFMCQWCGKDFNMKQYFDEHMKTHTGEKPFICEICGKSFTSRPNMKRHRRTHTGEKPYPCDVCGQRFRFSNMLKAHKEKCFRVTSPVNVPPAAQIPLATTSPATTVPSVANTPSAPAPTPPINMNPGPR; encoded by the exons ATGAATGACGCAGCCAGCTCTTGCCAGCAGATGGCTAAAAACTGCACCTCCCACGGAGCTGGGATGGCACAAGAGGACAGCCAGCGGGATCAGGTGCCGCCCCCTTTCTATCACGAAGCCAGTCAGGAACTTGATCTGTCCACCAAAGTGTACAAGAGGGAGTCTGGGAGCCCTTATTCTGTGCTGGTGGACCCCAAAGCAAGTAAGCCACAACTCCACGAAAGAGAGGAGCAGCCATATTTCAGGGAAGACAGAGCAGTAGGAGAGGCCCGAGCCGTGAAAGAAGACAGGGAGAACTCTGACGacttgcaggaggaggaagaggaggaagatgaagTGACTTACAAAAGGGAGCAGATAATAGTCGAGGTAAACCTTAACAACCAAACCTTAAATGTATCAAAAGGGGAGAAAGGGGTCCCCTCCCAGTCCAAAGAAACTGCTGTTCTTAAGACCAGcagtgaggaagaggagggtgacagtggggaggaagaggccactGAAGACAGTAATGATTATGATGAGAATGAGAGGCAGAAGAAAAAAGAGCAAGGAGAGGCGAATGATAGTGTTGCACAAAGGAGGACGCGGAGAGCTGCATCTGCTGCAGCCACCACAACTTCCCCTACTTCCAGAACTACACGGGGGCGTAGAAAAAGCGTTGAAACCCCCAAGCGTAAGAAGAAAGCTGCAAAGGAGCCCAAGGCACCTGTGCAGAAATCAAAGTGTGAAGAAAAGGAGACTTTGACCTGTGAGAAGTGCCCCAGGGTGTTTAACACCCGCTGGTATCTGGAGAAGCACATGAACGTCACTCACAGGCGCATGCAGATCTGCGACAAGTGTGGGAAGAAATTTGTGCTAGAAAGTGAGCTCTCCCTTCACCAGCAAACAGACTGTGAAAAAAACATCCAG TGCGTTTCCTGTAATAAATCATTCAAGAAGCTCTGGTCCCTTCATGAGCATATCAAGATTGTCCATGGATATGCCGAGAAAAAATTCTCCTGTGAGATATGTGAGAAGAAGTTCTACACCATGGCTCACGTGCGCAAGCACATGGTCG CACATACTAAGGACATGCCATTCACGTGTGAAACCTGTGGAAAATCCTTCAAACGCAGTATGTCACTCAAGGTTCACTCCCTGCAGCATTCTGGCGAGAAGCCCTTCCGGTGTGAG AACTGTGACGAAAGATTCCAGTACAAGTACCAGCTTCGTTCCCACATGAGCATCCACATCGGGCATAAACAGTTCATGTGCCAGTGGTGTGGTAAAGACTTCAATATGAAACAGTACTTCGATGAGCACATGAAAACCCACACTG gagagaagccctttaTCTGTGAAATCTGCGGCAAAAGCTTCACCAGCCGGCCCAACATGAAGAGACACCGCcgaacacacacaggggagaagccatacccGTGCGACGTGTGCGGCCAGCGATTCCGCTTTTCCAACATGCTTAAGGCGCACAAGGAGAAGTGCTTCCGCGTCACCAGTCCAGTGAACGTGCCGCCGGCCGCCCAGATCCCCCTCGCCACGACCTCTCCTGCTACCACTGTTCCTTCCGTTGCGAACACGCCCAGTGCCCCGGCCCCAACTCCGCCGATTAATATGAATCcg GGGCCAAGGTGA
- the ZNF652 gene encoding zinc finger protein 652 isoform X1, with translation MNDAASSCQQMAKNCTSHGAGMAQEDSQRDQVPPPFYHEASQELDLSTKVYKRESGSPYSVLVDPKASKPQLHEREEQPYFREDRAVGEARAVKEDRENSDDLQEEEEEEDEVTYKREQIIVEVNLNNQTLNVSKGEKGVPSQSKETAVLKTSSEEEEGDSGEEEATEDSNDYDENERQKKKEQGEANDSVAQRRTRRAASAAATTTSPTSRTTRGRRKSVETPKRKKKAAKEPKAPVQKSKCEEKETLTCEKCPRVFNTRWYLEKHMNVTHRRMQICDKCGKKFVLESELSLHQQTDCEKNIQCVSCNKSFKKLWSLHEHIKIVHGYAEKKFSCEICEKKFYTMAHVRKHMVAHTKDMPFTCETCGKSFKRSMSLKVHSLQHSGEKPFRCENCDERFQYKYQLRSHMSIHIGHKQFMCQWCGKDFNMKQYFDEHMKTHTGEKPFICEICGKSFTSRPNMKRHRRTHTGEKPYPCDVCGQRFRFSNMLKAHKEKCFRVTSPVNVPPAAQIPLATTSPATTVPSVANTPSAPAPTPPINMNPVSTLPPRPVAHPYSHLHLHPHHPHHLPVPPVPHLPPPPALFKSEPLNHRGQGEDSFLRHLAEKNSSVQHH, from the exons ATGAATGACGCAGCCAGCTCTTGCCAGCAGATGGCTAAAAACTGCACCTCCCACGGAGCTGGGATGGCACAAGAGGACAGCCAGCGGGATCAGGTGCCGCCCCCTTTCTATCACGAAGCCAGTCAGGAACTTGATCTGTCCACCAAAGTGTACAAGAGGGAGTCTGGGAGCCCTTATTCTGTGCTGGTGGACCCCAAAGCAAGTAAGCCACAACTCCACGAAAGAGAGGAGCAGCCATATTTCAGGGAAGACAGAGCAGTAGGAGAGGCCCGAGCCGTGAAAGAAGACAGGGAGAACTCTGACGacttgcaggaggaggaagaggaggaagatgaagTGACTTACAAAAGGGAGCAGATAATAGTCGAGGTAAACCTTAACAACCAAACCTTAAATGTATCAAAAGGGGAGAAAGGGGTCCCCTCCCAGTCCAAAGAAACTGCTGTTCTTAAGACCAGcagtgaggaagaggagggtgacagtggggaggaagaggccactGAAGACAGTAATGATTATGATGAGAATGAGAGGCAGAAGAAAAAAGAGCAAGGAGAGGCGAATGATAGTGTTGCACAAAGGAGGACGCGGAGAGCTGCATCTGCTGCAGCCACCACAACTTCCCCTACTTCCAGAACTACACGGGGGCGTAGAAAAAGCGTTGAAACCCCCAAGCGTAAGAAGAAAGCTGCAAAGGAGCCCAAGGCACCTGTGCAGAAATCAAAGTGTGAAGAAAAGGAGACTTTGACCTGTGAGAAGTGCCCCAGGGTGTTTAACACCCGCTGGTATCTGGAGAAGCACATGAACGTCACTCACAGGCGCATGCAGATCTGCGACAAGTGTGGGAAGAAATTTGTGCTAGAAAGTGAGCTCTCCCTTCACCAGCAAACAGACTGTGAAAAAAACATCCAG TGCGTTTCCTGTAATAAATCATTCAAGAAGCTCTGGTCCCTTCATGAGCATATCAAGATTGTCCATGGATATGCCGAGAAAAAATTCTCCTGTGAGATATGTGAGAAGAAGTTCTACACCATGGCTCACGTGCGCAAGCACATGGTCG CACATACTAAGGACATGCCATTCACGTGTGAAACCTGTGGAAAATCCTTCAAACGCAGTATGTCACTCAAGGTTCACTCCCTGCAGCATTCTGGCGAGAAGCCCTTCCGGTGTGAG AACTGTGACGAAAGATTCCAGTACAAGTACCAGCTTCGTTCCCACATGAGCATCCACATCGGGCATAAACAGTTCATGTGCCAGTGGTGTGGTAAAGACTTCAATATGAAACAGTACTTCGATGAGCACATGAAAACCCACACTG gagagaagccctttaTCTGTGAAATCTGCGGCAAAAGCTTCACCAGCCGGCCCAACATGAAGAGACACCGCcgaacacacacaggggagaagccatacccGTGCGACGTGTGCGGCCAGCGATTCCGCTTTTCCAACATGCTTAAGGCGCACAAGGAGAAGTGCTTCCGCGTCACCAGTCCAGTGAACGTGCCGCCGGCCGCCCAGATCCCCCTCGCCACGACCTCTCCTGCTACCACTGTTCCTTCCGTTGCGAACACGCCCAGTGCCCCGGCCCCAACTCCGCCGATTAATATGAATCcggtgagcacacttcctccccgaCCCGTTGCCCACCCGTATTCTCACCTGCACCTTCATCCACACCATCCGCATCACCTCCCTGTCCCGCCTGTCCCTCACCTACCCCCGCCTCCCGCTCTGTTTAAGAGTGAGCCTTTAAATCACAGGGGCCAAGGTGAAGACAGTTTTCTGAGGCACCTAGCAGAAAAAAACAGCTCAGTCCAGCACCACTAA